Proteins encoded together in one Sylvia atricapilla isolate bSylAtr1 chromosome 2, bSylAtr1.pri, whole genome shotgun sequence window:
- the LOC136375626 gene encoding thyroid hormone-inducible hepatic protein-like codes for MEQYFSATQKMEQEVMFPSLLRGVFPQQEGAAPAAESRTDLYERYQLLKAIKPMVEKGLASVGDQSPTDADTDTDASSDSNEAEDAQLEERLSHHLTGLQQVLTHLTRDTNALTRRYSQILEQINLSEGQPSW; via the coding sequence ATGGAGCAGTACTTCTCAGCCACCCAGaagatggagcaggaggtgaTGTTCCCCAGCCTGCTCCGAGGGGTCTTCCCGCAGCAGGAgggggcagccccggccgcgGAGAGCCGCACGGACCTCTACGAGCGCTACCAGCTGCTCAAGGCCATCAAGCCCATGGTGGAGAAAGGCCTGGCCTCTGTGGGTGACCAGAGCCCGACCGACGCCGACACCGACACCGACGCATCCTCGGACAGCAACGAGGCCGAGGATGCCCAGCTGGAGGAGCGCCTGTCCCACCACCTGACTGGCCTGCAGCAGGTCCTCACCCACCTCACCAGGGACACCAACGCCCTGACCCGGAGGTACAGCCAGATCCTGGAGCAGATCAACCTCAGCGAGGGGCAGCCCAGCTGGTGA